One genomic region from Vibrio sp. SCSIO 43137 encodes:
- the arfB gene encoding alternative ribosome rescue aminoacyl-tRNA hydrolase ArfB gives MLKISNSVTLNDWEIQLTAIRAQGAGGQNVNKVSSAIHLRFDIHHSTLPDFYKQRLLGLNDQRITKEGIIVIKAQQYRTQEKNREDALYRLQLLIQSVAKTEKVRRATKPTRSSQQKRVDNKTQKGRVKALRGRVRSLPSH, from the coding sequence ATGTTAAAGATATCAAACAGTGTCACCTTAAATGACTGGGAAATTCAACTTACGGCTATCCGTGCTCAGGGTGCCGGAGGACAGAATGTCAATAAAGTCTCAAGTGCCATTCACTTGCGCTTCGATATTCATCACTCTACCCTACCCGATTTCTATAAGCAGAGGTTGCTGGGCCTGAATGATCAAAGAATTACCAAAGAAGGTATTATTGTTATTAAAGCGCAGCAGTACCGCACTCAGGAGAAAAACCGCGAAGATGCCCTTTATCGTTTGCAGCTTCTGATTCAGTCTGTAGCAAAAACAGAAAAGGTCAGAAGAGCAACTAAGCCAACCCGCTCTTCTCAGCAAAAAAGAGTAGATAACAAAACGCAAAAAGGCAGAGTAAAAGCTCTAAGAGGAAGGGTTCGCTCCCTTCCTTCCCACTAA
- a CDS encoding beta-phosphoglucomutase family hydrolase — protein sequence MKIDLSGYQAVIFDMDGTLIDTMPAHLIAWQATTEKFGWPFDKEWIHSMGGKPSFKIAEELNSRYGTNLDSRDVASFKMAAFASLEDKGEVISHSFEVLMSVKDKMKIALGTGSQRDNAIKLLEANQLTRYFDTIVTSSEVTRYKPEPDTFLKAAGNMQVAAKDCVVFEDTEMGLQAAHSAGMDCIMVEKDGFRFCPVK from the coding sequence ATGAAAATAGATCTATCCGGCTATCAGGCGGTAATCTTTGATATGGATGGAACCTTAATCGATACCATGCCTGCACACTTGATTGCTTGGCAGGCAACAACAGAAAAGTTTGGCTGGCCGTTTGATAAAGAGTGGATACACAGTATGGGTGGCAAACCCAGCTTTAAAATAGCCGAAGAACTGAATAGCCGTTACGGTACAAATCTGGATAGCAGAGACGTCGCTTCCTTTAAAATGGCCGCTTTTGCCTCGCTGGAAGATAAAGGAGAAGTGATTTCCCACTCTTTTGAAGTGCTAATGTCGGTTAAAGATAAAATGAAAATAGCATTGGGCACCGGAAGTCAGCGTGATAATGCTATTAAGCTACTGGAAGCGAATCAGCTTACTCGTTATTTTGATACCATTGTCACTTCATCAGAGGTAACCAGATATAAGCCGGAGCCGGATACCTTTCTTAAGGCAGCGGGTAATATGCAGGTTGCTGCAAAGGATTGTGTGGTTTTTGAAGATACCGAGATGGGATTACAGGCTGCACATTCGGCTGGTATGGATTGTATTATGGTTGAAAAGGACGGGTTCCGCTTCTGTCCCGTGAAATAA
- a CDS encoding FKBP-type peptidyl-prolyl cis-trans isomerase: MSKIIFPIVIFVLAGFFIYRTWNNNKLATANFEQGQAFLQENAKQEGVITTESGLQYKVLTEGTGTVHPQANSQVKVHYHGMLTDGTVFDSSVDRGEPITFGLNQVIKGWQEGVQLMVEGQKLRLYIPSQLGYGKSGTGPIPPASVLIFDVELLEIQ; encoded by the coding sequence ATGTCAAAAATTATTTTTCCTATCGTTATTTTTGTTCTGGCCGGATTTTTTATCTATCGCACATGGAACAACAACAAACTCGCCACGGCAAACTTTGAGCAGGGACAGGCGTTTTTGCAGGAGAACGCAAAACAGGAAGGCGTCATCACCACTGAAAGCGGACTGCAATACAAGGTACTGACTGAAGGCACCGGAACGGTTCACCCTCAGGCCAACAGTCAGGTAAAAGTTCACTATCACGGTATGCTGACCGACGGTACGGTATTTGACAGCTCAGTTGATCGAGGTGAACCCATTACATTTGGTCTGAATCAGGTAATAAAAGGCTGGCAGGAAGGGGTACAGTTAATGGTTGAAGGACAGAAGCTGCGTCTGTATATCCCGAGCCAGCTTGGTTACGGAAAGAGTGGTACCGGCCCTATTCCACCTGCGTCAGTACTTATCTTTGATGTTGAGCTACTGGAAATTCAATAA